CTGTTTGCCGTTGGTAGCCTGCAGGCTGCCGATCAGGTCGAGGCGATCGACACCGAGGACTTCGTCGAGGAAGCCTCGGCCAAAGGCATCGCCGAGATCGAGGCGGCCAAGCTGGCGTTGGAAAAAGCCCGTAGCGAAGACGTCAAGGGCTTCGCCCAGATGATGATCGACGACCACGGTCGGGCCAATCAGCAGCTCAAGGAACTGGCCCAGCGCAAGAACCTGGACGTGTCCGACGATGCCGAGCTGATGAACAAGGCCAAGGCCATGGTGTTGAAGATGCGTGACGAGGACAGCTTCGACAAGGCCTACATGAACAACCAGGTCGCCGCCCACCAGGAGACCATCGAGCTGTTCAAGCGTGGCGTGAACGTGGAGGATCAGGACATCGCCGCCTTCGCCCGGGAAACCCTGCCCAAGCTCGAGAAGCACCTGGAGCGGGCTCAGCGCATCAACGGTGAACTGCCCGAGAACTGATCCTGAACGGTGACTGGCTCGCCTTCCTGTCCTGGCCGGCACGCGGTGCTACTGGCGGCAGGTCTGGCGAGCCTTTTCGTGACCATCCTGCCCTTTGCCCATGCAGGCAGTTTTTCAACGTCCTGGCTCAGGTAGCACGCAGGCGCTCGTAGTAATACGGCAGTTGCAGCAGGGCGTAGCGCGCCGTTGCCGCACGCACCTCGTTGCGCTCGCCGCTGAACTGCAGCGTTTCGCTGACGATGCCTTCGTGCTGGTGCAGGCGGATGGCGCAAGCGATGCATTGCAAGCCATCGCGCTCGTCCTCGGCTTCGGCCAGCCCGGTATTGGCCAGGGCGATGTCGGCGTTGCTGCGTTGCAGCATGCCCAGGGCCATTTCCCGCGCCACTTCTTCACTGGTCAGCCCGTAGCGCTCGATGGTCTGCGCCGATATGCCGAGGCAGCGCTGCTTGGCCTCGGGCGAATAGACCACGAAGCCGCAGTCGAGCACCGCGCCGCTGCCGGGCACATCCGCCACCATGGCGGCGATCAGCCCGGCGGTGCAGGATTCCGCCGTGCTCAGGCGCAGCTTGTACTTGCGCAGAAAATTCACCACCTGCTCGACACTGTCCATCAGGCGTTCTCCTCGGTTGTGCTGGCTTGCCTAGTGGAAGCCGGTGCCGGTGGCAAAGTTCAACCTTTCGGGGTGTGTGATTGACGCTGGCGGGGGACTTCTTGGGTATTTTTGGTGTTCGGGACGCCGCTGCGGTGTTTTCTGAAACTCCGGGTTTGGCCCTCACGGGCGAAACCAAAAACATCAGCAAAAACGCGGCAATTCGGAACAAGCAACGAAGGTGTCGGCTACTTTTCCGGCAAAGCCCGAAAGCGACTCGCCTGAGGAGGCGAACCCCGGAATATCTGACACACCGCAATGGCGTCCAGAAACCCCAACGAAGCCCCCAAACTCGCTAGCCCACCACCAAGCCCATTCACCCTCAATCCCCAGCGCCCCACGCAAAAAAAGGTCGAACCTTTATCCGCCGTGCCCCGTCAGCAAAAGAGTGTGGGATGCGCCCTCTTCCGGGCTTTCCGAGATCCCACGCACCTGCCATCGGCAGGTCAAGGATCGTCTACACACCCGAACGATGGAGAAAGACATGGCAAGCGCTGCAGCCCCCGCCCGACTACAACCCGAGCCCCACCTTCCGGCAGCCGCCAAATCGCCACTGCGCATGCAGAGCCAGCATCCACAGCGCAAGCGCGTACTGTTCGTCACCTCCGAGTTCGCTGACCTGGTCAAATGCGGCGGCCTCGGCGATGTCTCCGCTGCACTGCCACGGGCACTGTCGCCCCAGCACGACATCCGCATCCTCATCCCGGGCTACCGCCAGGTGCTCGAGAGCGGTCGGCCCATTCGTATCGTCGGCCAGATGCCGGGCCTGGCGGCCCTGCCGCCGTGCCGCATCGGGCGCATGGATCTGGCGGATGGCTTGATCGTCTACGTGCTGCTCAACGCCGAGCTGTACGACCGCGAAGGCACCCCCTACGTCGACCCACAGGGCCATGACTGGGCCGACAACCACATCCGCTTCGCCCGCCTGGGCCTGGCGGCGGCCGAGATGGCCGCCGGCAATGCCGATATCCAGTGGCGACCGGAACTGGTGCATGCCAATGATTGGCCCGCGGCCATGGCACCGGCCTACATGGCCTGGCAGCAGGTCAAGGTTCCGACACTGCTCACCGTGCATAATCTGGCCTATCAGGGCCTGTGCGACATGGCCTGCAGCAGCGAGCTGGCGGTTCCCATGGAGGCCTGCGGCATGGACGGCATGGAATTCCATGGCCGGCTGTCGTTTCTCAAGGCCGGTATCGCCTATTGCAGCCATGTCACCACGGTCAGCCGGCGCTACGCCTTGGAGATCACCACCGAGCGGCTCGGCTGCGGGCTCCACGGCATGCTGCGCCGCAAGATGGCGAGCGGCCAGTTGAGCGGTATCGTCAACGGCATCGACGAAAGCTGGCAGCCACAGGGCGACCCGCACCTGGTGCAAGGCTTCGCCCCGCGCGACTGGGCCGGCAAACAGGCCAATGCCGAGCATGTGGCGCAGTGGCTGGGGCTCGAAGGCAATGGGCCGCTGTTCGCGGTGGTCTCGCGCATGGTGCAGCAGAAAGGCATCGACCTGACCCTGGCGGTGGCCGAGCATATCGTCGCTCATGGTGGCCGCATCGCCGCCATCGGCCTGGGCGAGCCGGCCCTGGAAGCCGCCATGGCTGACCTGGGCCGACGTCATCCCGGACGCATCGGCGTGCACATCGGCTTCACCGAGGGCGCGGCGCGGCGCATCTATGCCGGCAGCGACTTCTTGCTCATGCCCTCGCGCTTCGAGCCTTGCGGCCTCAGCCAGATGTATGCCCAGCGTTACGCCTCGCTGCCCATCGCCCGGCGCACCGGCGGTCTGGCCGACACCATCGACGATGGTGTCAGCGGCTTTCTCTTCGACGAAGCCGAGGTGGAGGATTACCGCGCGGCCATCGACCGCGCCCTGCAGGTGCATGCCCACCCCGAACTGCTGGAGGCGATGCGTTGCCGGGCCATGCAAGCCCCCCTGTACTGGCAGCAGGCGGTGCAGCCCTATGACCGCCTCTACCAACGCCTGCTGAGCCACACCCATGCGCGCCGGGAAGCGTGCTGATGTTCAGTCACGGAGCCCGGCCCGTGGCCGATGGTCGGGTGCGCTTCGCCCTCTGGGCACCGAGCGCGCAGCAGGTGGATCTGG
The genomic region above belongs to Pseudomonas sp. GOM7 and contains:
- a CDS encoding DUF4142 domain-containing protein, which gives rise to MRPFKPLSLLALLALALFAVGSLQAADQVEAIDTEDFVEEASAKGIAEIEAAKLALEKARSEDVKGFAQMMIDDHGRANQQLKELAQRKNLDVSDDAELMNKAKAMVLKMRDEDSFDKAYMNNQVAAHQETIELFKRGVNVEDQDIAAFARETLPKLEKHLERAQRINGELPEN
- a CDS encoding CinA family protein, which codes for MDSVEQVVNFLRKYKLRLSTAESCTAGLIAAMVADVPGSGAVLDCGFVVYSPEAKQRCLGISAQTIERYGLTSEEVAREMALGMLQRSNADIALANTGLAEAEDERDGLQCIACAIRLHQHEGIVSETLQFSGERNEVRAATARYALLQLPYYYERLRAT
- the glgA gene encoding glycogen synthase GlgA, with product MASAAAPARLQPEPHLPAAAKSPLRMQSQHPQRKRVLFVTSEFADLVKCGGLGDVSAALPRALSPQHDIRILIPGYRQVLESGRPIRIVGQMPGLAALPPCRIGRMDLADGLIVYVLLNAELYDREGTPYVDPQGHDWADNHIRFARLGLAAAEMAAGNADIQWRPELVHANDWPAAMAPAYMAWQQVKVPTLLTVHNLAYQGLCDMACSSELAVPMEACGMDGMEFHGRLSFLKAGIAYCSHVTTVSRRYALEITTERLGCGLHGMLRRKMASGQLSGIVNGIDESWQPQGDPHLVQGFAPRDWAGKQANAEHVAQWLGLEGNGPLFAVVSRMVQQKGIDLTLAVAEHIVAHGGRIAAIGLGEPALEAAMADLGRRHPGRIGVHIGFTEGAARRIYAGSDFLLMPSRFEPCGLSQMYAQRYASLPIARRTGGLADTIDDGVSGFLFDEAEVEDYRAAIDRALQVHAHPELLEAMRCRAMQAPLYWQQAVQPYDRLYQRLLSHTHARREAC